From Bordetella flabilis, the proteins below share one genomic window:
- the gmhB gene encoding D-glycero-beta-D-manno-heptose 1,7-bisphosphate 7-phosphatase, producing MKLIILDRDGVINHESDAFVKTPDEWIALPGSMRAIARLHQAGWTVVVASNQSGLGRRLFDMNTLTTIHAKMRREVAQAGGAIHAIFICPHLPEDHCACRKPLPGMYQQIAERYDVDLRGVPAVGDSLRDLQACAAMGCAPWLVKTGNGLKTLAQGELPAGTRIVDDLGAAVDALLEESPA from the coding sequence GTGAAACTGATCATCCTCGACCGCGATGGCGTCATTAATCACGAAAGCGATGCTTTCGTGAAGACGCCGGATGAATGGATCGCGCTGCCTGGCTCGATGCGGGCCATCGCGCGCCTGCACCAGGCGGGCTGGACGGTCGTCGTGGCATCCAACCAGTCGGGACTGGGGCGGCGCCTGTTCGACATGAACACCCTGACGACGATCCACGCCAAGATGCGGCGGGAAGTCGCGCAGGCAGGCGGGGCCATCCATGCCATCTTCATTTGCCCGCACCTGCCGGAAGACCATTGCGCCTGCCGCAAGCCGCTGCCCGGCATGTACCAGCAGATCGCCGAACGCTATGACGTGGATCTGCGAGGCGTGCCGGCGGTGGGTGATTCGCTGCGCGATCTGCAAGCCTGCGCAGCCATGGGCTGCGCGCCATGGCTGGTGAAGACGGGCAACGGGCTCAAGACCCTGGCCCAAGGCGAACTGCCGGCCGGGACACGGATCGTGGATGACCTGGGCGCGGCGGTGGACGCGCTGCTGGAGGAAAGCCCGGCATGA
- the gloA gene encoding lactoylglutathione lyase produces MRLLHTMLRVGDLDRSIDFYTNVLGMRLLRRKDYPEGKFTLAFVGYQDEKEGAVLELTHNWDTDRYDLGNGYGHIAIDVPNAYEACDRVRERGGKVTREAGPMKHGTTVIAFVEDPDGYKIEFIQKGSQND; encoded by the coding sequence ATGCGACTCCTCCATACCATGCTGCGCGTCGGCGACCTGGACCGCTCCATCGACTTCTACACCAACGTGCTGGGCATGCGCCTGCTGCGCCGCAAGGACTATCCCGAAGGCAAGTTCACGCTGGCCTTCGTCGGCTACCAGGACGAGAAAGAAGGCGCGGTGCTGGAGCTCACGCACAACTGGGATACCGATCGCTACGACCTGGGCAACGGCTACGGCCACATTGCCATCGATGTGCCGAACGCCTACGAGGCCTGTGATCGCGTGCGCGAGCGTGGCGGCAAGGTGACCCGGGAAGCCGGACCGATGAAGCACGGCACGACCGTGATCGCCTTCGTCGAAGACCCCGATGGCTACAAGATCGAGTTCATCCAGAAAGGCAGCCAGAACGACTAG
- a CDS encoding M48 family metallopeptidase has protein sequence MARNNQLELLFDAPHGDAGGGAPEPLPADLGAGAQLPDAKPPSLAPTTERFDLTPTGSSFVVATPCPPTLPPNGRWRIVQAPQQPIGFVLLRSRRRTIGFVITDDGLRVTAPNWVTLRQIDEAVIEKSGWILAKLRDWHRRKEQLALSQTQWRSGGELPYLGRRIVLELGSRERHAGLSGDADAPCDGDRLRLALPADAEAPRIRDAAQAWLQQRAGVWFGARLAHFLQISGLKIRRWRLSSAATRWGSCTSDGHIMLNWRLIHFAPAIIDYVIAHELAHLREMNHSTNFWTEVGHILPDYQHARDVLRRHDPATLPQF, from the coding sequence ATGGCTCGGAATAATCAGCTCGAACTGCTGTTCGACGCCCCGCACGGCGACGCCGGTGGCGGCGCGCCGGAGCCACTTCCCGCGGACCTGGGGGCCGGCGCCCAGCTTCCGGACGCCAAGCCGCCATCCCTTGCCCCCACCACGGAGCGCTTCGACCTCACCCCGACGGGGTCGTCCTTCGTCGTGGCCACGCCCTGTCCGCCGACCCTGCCGCCCAACGGCCGGTGGCGCATCGTCCAGGCGCCGCAACAACCCATCGGCTTCGTACTGCTGCGCTCGCGCCGGCGCACCATCGGTTTCGTCATTACCGACGACGGGCTGCGCGTGACCGCGCCGAACTGGGTCACGCTGCGGCAGATCGACGAGGCCGTGATCGAGAAATCCGGCTGGATACTGGCCAAGCTGCGCGACTGGCACCGGCGCAAGGAGCAATTGGCGCTCTCGCAGACGCAATGGCGCAGCGGCGGCGAATTGCCCTATCTGGGACGGCGCATCGTCCTGGAGCTGGGATCGCGCGAACGGCACGCCGGCTTGTCGGGCGATGCCGATGCCCCATGCGACGGCGACCGCCTGCGCCTGGCCCTGCCCGCCGATGCCGAAGCCCCGCGCATCCGCGATGCGGCCCAGGCGTGGCTGCAACAGCGCGCCGGCGTGTGGTTCGGCGCCCGGCTGGCGCATTTCCTGCAGATCAGCGGCCTGAAGATCCGCCGCTGGCGCCTGTCATCGGCCGCCACCCGCTGGGGGTCCTGCACGAGCGACGGCCATATCATGCTGAACTGGCGGCTGATTCACTTCGCGCCCGCCATCATCGACTATGTGATCGCGCATGAGCTGGCCCATCTGCGCGAGATGAACCACAGCACGAATTTCTGGACGGAGGTCGGGCACATCCTGCCGGACTACCAGCATGCCCGCGATGTCCTGCGGCGCCACGATCCCGCCACGCTGCCGCAATTCTGA
- a CDS encoding 2-aminoethylphosphonate--pyruvate transaminase has translation MLLLIPGPVTTADAVKTALAQDYAPWDNDFRAIVRKLCTDIRDAAGGVPDVHVALPLSGCGHFALEAAVRTFVPPGGRLLVPGTGAYADRLQRLAREAGRAVATMEVGVRDRAQPARLIEALRRDPDVTHVGLVCSETGSGICHDAPALAQAAHDLGRRVIIDAVSAFGALPLDLSALPAVDAVILTSNKCPEGPPGASFAVCRVDRLEAARGNAGSGSLDLADIHEHGKTTHGGARFTPPAPTLAALSVAMDLHRTEGRPARLARYTANKQTLYDGIRALGLTPYLYAALQGPIIVNAEPPAHPGWNLQAFVHALKRRGFIISNFYNTKQPTFRVGCIGAITPGDMSRAVDAMDDALRELAIAA, from the coding sequence ATGCTGCTGCTCATACCGGGCCCAGTCACCACGGCAGACGCCGTCAAGACGGCCCTGGCGCAGGACTATGCACCCTGGGACAACGACTTTCGCGCCATCGTGCGCAAGCTGTGCACCGATATTCGCGACGCGGCCGGGGGCGTACCGGATGTCCACGTGGCGCTACCGCTCTCCGGCTGCGGGCATTTCGCGCTGGAAGCGGCTGTCCGCACCTTCGTGCCGCCGGGCGGCAGGCTGCTGGTGCCGGGGACGGGCGCCTATGCGGACCGCTTGCAGCGCCTGGCGCGCGAGGCGGGGCGCGCCGTCGCCACGATGGAGGTCGGCGTCCGCGACCGCGCGCAGCCGGCCCGGTTGATCGAAGCGCTGCGGCGCGACCCGGACGTCACGCACGTGGGACTCGTGTGCAGCGAAACCGGGAGCGGCATCTGCCACGATGCGCCCGCGCTGGCGCAGGCGGCGCACGACCTCGGACGCCGTGTCATCATCGATGCCGTGTCGGCCTTTGGCGCGCTGCCGCTGGACCTGTCCGCCCTGCCGGCGGTGGATGCCGTCATCCTGACCTCCAACAAGTGCCCGGAAGGACCGCCGGGCGCCAGTTTCGCCGTCTGCCGCGTCGACCGGCTGGAGGCGGCGCGCGGCAATGCCGGCAGTGGGTCGCTGGACCTCGCGGATATCCACGAGCATGGCAAGACCACGCATGGCGGCGCGCGCTTCACCCCGCCCGCACCGACGCTGGCCGCCCTGTCGGTGGCCATGGACCTGCACCGCACGGAGGGCCGTCCGGCGCGCCTGGCCCGCTACACCGCCAACAAGCAAACGCTTTATGATGGGATACGCGCGCTGGGGCTGACACCGTATCTGTACGCGGCCCTGCAAGGACCGATCATCGTCAATGCCGAGCCGCCCGCGCATCCCGGCTGGAACCTGCAGGCCTTTGTCCACGCCCTGAAGCGGCGCGGTTTCATCATCAGCAATTTCTACAACACCAAGCAACCCACGTTCCGCGTCGGCTGCATCGGCGCGATCACTCCCGGCGATATGTCGCGTGCGGTCGATGCCATGGACGATGCCCTGCGTGAACTCGCCATTGCCGCGTGA
- the def gene encoding peptide deformylase, whose translation MIHDILKMGDPRLLRVAEPVRDFDTPALHALVRDMFDTMAHAGGVGLAAPQIGVDLQLVIFGFERSERYPDAEAVPQTVICNPVITPLSNETEEGWEGCLSVPGLRGLVPRYRHIRYTGFEPSGAPIEREAHGFHARVAQHECDHLIGRLYPTRMTDLTKLGFTEVLFPGLDPKRDD comes from the coding sequence ATGATCCACGACATCCTGAAAATGGGCGACCCGCGCCTGCTGCGCGTGGCCGAACCCGTGCGCGATTTCGATACGCCGGCGCTGCATGCGCTGGTGCGCGATATGTTCGACACCATGGCGCATGCCGGCGGCGTCGGGCTGGCGGCGCCGCAGATCGGCGTGGACCTGCAGCTGGTGATTTTCGGGTTCGAGCGCAGCGAACGCTATCCCGATGCCGAGGCGGTGCCGCAGACCGTGATATGCAATCCGGTCATCACGCCGCTTTCCAACGAGACCGAAGAGGGATGGGAAGGTTGCCTGTCGGTGCCCGGCCTGCGCGGGCTGGTCCCGCGCTATCGGCATATCCGCTACACCGGCTTCGAGCCATCCGGCGCACCGATCGAGCGCGAAGCCCACGGCTTCCACGCCCGCGTGGCGCAGCACGAATGCGATCACCTCATCGGACGCCTGTATCCCACGCGCATGACCGACCTGACCAAACTCGGCTTTACCGAGGTGCTGTTTCCGGGACTCGATCCCAAGCGCGACGACTAG
- a CDS encoding lysophospholipid acyltransferase family protein: protein MKLLLALRSLLYLVFLAVTVVPYALACLIWAPLPLHWRYRLTVGWPRLAIWGAKAFCGIRWQVRGWENLPDGPAILLSKHQSAWETLYFPAHMPREVCFVYKRELHWVPCFGWGLALLRMIPIDRSRGRDAFEQVVRQGQRRLNEGRWPLLFPEGTRIAPGKAGRFKMGGALLASRTGAVVIPIAHNAGECWPRNAFVKQPGLITVSIGPAIESQGKSPDDLNREVQAWIEGEMRRLNPERYGSE from the coding sequence ATGAAGCTGCTCCTTGCCTTGCGTTCGCTGCTCTACCTGGTTTTCCTCGCAGTTACTGTCGTCCCCTATGCCCTGGCCTGCCTGATCTGGGCGCCGCTGCCGCTGCATTGGCGCTATCGGCTGACAGTGGGCTGGCCCCGCCTGGCGATCTGGGGCGCCAAGGCGTTCTGCGGCATACGCTGGCAGGTGCGCGGTTGGGAAAACCTCCCGGACGGACCGGCCATCCTGCTGTCCAAGCACCAGTCGGCATGGGAGACTTTGTACTTTCCCGCGCACATGCCGCGCGAAGTGTGCTTCGTCTACAAGCGTGAACTGCATTGGGTGCCGTGCTTCGGCTGGGGCCTGGCGCTGCTGCGCATGATCCCGATCGACCGCAGCCGTGGTCGCGACGCCTTCGAACAGGTCGTGCGCCAGGGCCAGCGCCGCTTGAACGAAGGCCGCTGGCCGCTGCTGTTCCCCGAAGGCACGCGCATCGCGCCGGGCAAGGCCGGCCGCTTCAAGATGGGCGGCGCCCTGCTGGCATCGCGCACCGGCGCCGTGGTGATTCCCATCGCTCACAATGCCGGCGAGTGCTGGCCGCGCAACGCCTTCGTGAAACAGCCGGGCCTGATTACCGTTTCCATCGGGCCCGCGATAGAATCGCAAGGCAAGTCCCCCGACGACCTGAACCGCGAGGTCCAGGCCTGGATCGAAGGCGAGATGCGCCGCCTCAACCCCGAAAGGTATGGCTCGGAATAA